From Streptomyces sp. NBC_01460, a single genomic window includes:
- a CDS encoding zinc-dependent alcohol dehydrogenase family protein, translated as MRATVIHAPHDIRVEEVPDAAVQQPTDAVVRVLRACICGSDLWAYRGESARQPGQRIGHEFLGVVEETGSGVNGFAVGDLVVAPFVWSDGSCAYCAEGLTTSCPQGGFWGSVGSDGGQGEAVRVPFADGTLVRLPAAAASDDRLLTALLALSDVLGTGHHAALGAGVKPGSTVAVVGDGAVGLCGVMAAKRLGAERIIALGRHQARTDIARAFGATDVVAERGEAALAAVRELTRGEGAHGVIEAVGTEESMRTAIGIVRDGGSVGYVGVPHGSGTGIDLDVMFDRNIALRGGVAPVRTYIPELLPDVLDGTIDPSPVFDLSVGLEGVPGGYKAMDERTALKVLIKP; from the coding sequence ATGCGCGCCACAGTCATCCACGCCCCCCACGACATCCGCGTCGAGGAGGTGCCCGACGCCGCGGTCCAGCAGCCCACGGACGCCGTCGTGCGGGTCCTGCGGGCCTGTATCTGCGGCAGCGACCTGTGGGCCTACCGGGGCGAGTCCGCCCGGCAGCCCGGTCAGCGCATCGGCCACGAGTTCCTCGGCGTCGTGGAGGAGACCGGCTCCGGGGTCAACGGCTTCGCCGTGGGCGACCTCGTCGTCGCCCCCTTCGTCTGGTCCGACGGCAGCTGCGCGTACTGCGCCGAGGGGCTCACCACCTCCTGCCCCCAGGGCGGGTTCTGGGGATCGGTCGGCTCCGACGGCGGCCAGGGCGAAGCGGTCCGTGTCCCGTTCGCCGACGGCACCCTGGTCAGGCTCCCGGCGGCCGCCGCGTCCGACGACCGGCTGCTCACCGCGCTCCTCGCGCTCTCCGACGTCCTGGGCACCGGCCACCACGCCGCGCTCGGCGCGGGCGTGAAGCCCGGCAGCACCGTCGCGGTCGTCGGTGACGGCGCGGTCGGCCTCTGCGGCGTCATGGCGGCCAAGCGGCTCGGCGCCGAGCGGATCATCGCGCTGGGCCGCCATCAGGCCCGGACCGACATCGCCCGTGCCTTCGGCGCCACCGACGTGGTGGCGGAGCGCGGCGAGGCGGCGCTCGCGGCCGTGCGGGAACTGACGCGCGGCGAAGGCGCCCACGGCGTGATCGAGGCGGTCGGCACCGAGGAGTCGATGCGCACGGCCATCGGCATCGTCCGTGACGGCGGTTCCGTCGGATACGTCGGGGTCCCGCACGGCAGCGGCACCGGGATCGACCTCGACGTGATGTTCGACCGGAACATCGCCCTGCGGGGCGGCGTCGCCCCCGTGCGTACGTACATCCCGGAGCTGCTCCCCGACGTGCTGGACGGCACCATCGACCCGTCACCGGTCTTCGACCTGTCCGTCGGGCTCGAGGGTGTTCCGGGCGGCTACAAGGCGATGGACGAGCGCACGGCCCTCAAGGTCCTCATCAAGCCGTAG
- a CDS encoding lysoplasmalogenase has translation MTPRAGAPRLARPLLVAFLAVSAVHLAGLLAGQDAVHVATKPLLMLLLAGYAAARGGPRLLIAALLCGWAGDVLLMPDAEPAFLAGMGLFAAGHVCYLLLFGRAPVRPVTGLVYAVVLVVFVVLLWPGLPGGMRVPLTGYSLLLTAMAWRAGVLGRYAALGGALFLFSDALIATGIAEWPQLPAHNFWIMLTYTGAQYLLTRGALDVPKDSTGAAPGAYREGSIRI, from the coding sequence ATGACCCCCCGCGCCGGCGCACCCCGGCTCGCACGCCCTCTGCTGGTCGCCTTCCTGGCCGTCTCCGCCGTCCATCTGGCCGGGCTCCTCGCCGGGCAGGACGCCGTGCACGTGGCCACCAAGCCGCTGCTGATGCTTCTGCTCGCCGGCTACGCCGCGGCCCGCGGCGGTCCCCGGCTGCTGATCGCCGCACTGCTCTGCGGCTGGGCGGGGGACGTGCTGCTGATGCCCGACGCGGAGCCCGCGTTCCTCGCGGGGATGGGCCTCTTCGCCGCGGGCCACGTCTGCTACCTGCTGCTCTTCGGCCGTGCCCCCGTGCGACCGGTCACCGGCCTCGTGTACGCCGTCGTGCTCGTGGTCTTCGTCGTCCTGCTCTGGCCGGGGCTGCCGGGCGGAATGCGCGTCCCGCTGACCGGCTACAGCCTGCTGCTCACGGCGATGGCGTGGCGGGCCGGCGTCCTCGGCCGGTACGCGGCCCTCGGAGGCGCCCTCTTCCTGTTCTCCGACGCCCTCATCGCCACCGGCATCGCGGAGTGGCCGCAGCTGCCCGCCCACAACTTCTGGATCATGCTGACCTACACAGGGGCGCAGTACCTGCTCACCCGGGGAGCGCTCGATGTTCCCAAGGATTCCACCGGCGCCGCCCCCGGGGCGTACCGTGAGGGGAGTATCAGAATCTGA
- a CDS encoding sterol desaturase family protein — MEPNLPDVVLWSIPAFVLLTVLEMVSYRLHPDEDAAGYEAKDATTSVTMGLGSLVFDLLWKIPVVAIYAAVHELTPLRVPVLWWTVLLMLLAQDFFYYWSHRGHHVIRLLWACHVVHHSSRKFNLTTALRQPWTSLTSWPFYLPLIALGVHPAALAFCSSANLVYQFGVHTERIDKLPRPFEYVLNTPSHHRVHHASQGGYLDRNFGGILIVWDRLFGSFAAETERPVFGLTKNIDTHNPFRVATHEYAAIARDVRAAATWSERAGRIFRGPGWQPSRAVGAAPAAPVRPPAVTVPPHAATERTG; from the coding sequence ATGGAGCCGAACCTGCCCGATGTCGTGCTGTGGTCGATCCCGGCCTTCGTCCTGCTCACCGTCCTCGAAATGGTGTCCTACCGACTGCACCCGGACGAGGACGCCGCCGGGTACGAAGCCAAGGACGCCACCACCAGCGTCACCATGGGACTCGGCAGCCTGGTCTTCGACCTGCTGTGGAAGATACCCGTCGTCGCGATCTACGCGGCCGTCCACGAGCTGACCCCGCTGCGCGTCCCGGTCCTGTGGTGGACGGTCCTGCTGATGCTCCTCGCACAGGACTTCTTCTACTACTGGTCCCACCGCGGCCACCACGTCATCCGGCTCCTGTGGGCCTGCCACGTGGTCCACCACTCCAGCCGGAAGTTCAACCTCACCACGGCACTGCGCCAGCCCTGGACCTCGCTCACCTCCTGGCCGTTCTACCTCCCGCTCATCGCCCTGGGCGTCCACCCGGCCGCCCTGGCCTTCTGCTCCTCGGCCAACCTCGTCTACCAGTTCGGCGTGCACACCGAGCGGATCGACAAGCTGCCCCGGCCCTTCGAGTACGTCCTGAACACCCCCTCGCACCACCGGGTGCACCACGCCTCCCAGGGCGGCTACCTCGACCGCAACTTCGGCGGGATCCTCATCGTCTGGGACCGGCTCTTCGGCTCGTTCGCCGCCGAGACCGAGCGCCCCGTCTTCGGGCTCACCAAGAACATCGACACCCACAACCCGTTCCGCGTCGCCACCCACGAGTACGCCGCCATCGCCCGCGACGTACGCGCGGCCGCCACCTGGAGCGAGCGGGCGGGGCGGATCTTCCGGGGACCGGGCTGGCAGCCGTCGCGCGCCGTCGGAGCCGCGCCGGCCGCACCGGTGCGGCCGCCGGCCGTCACCGTCCCGCCGCACGCCGCCACCGAGCGCACCGGATGA
- a CDS encoding VIT1/CCC1 transporter family protein, with amino-acid sequence MTETQAQTHDEPHRGGLGTRLNWLRAAVLGANDGVVSTAGLVVGVAGATGDRSTLLTAGLAGLLAGSLSMAAGEYVSVSTQRDSEKAALATEERELEETPEAELAELTGLLEEKGLSNELAREAALQLTERDALRAHAEVELGIDPDELTNPWHAAGASFLAFTVGALLPLLAIVLPPPSARLPVTVLSVLAALALTGWGSARLGEAAAGRAVARNMAGGALAMGVTYAAGVLLGAAGA; translated from the coding sequence GTGACGGAGACACAGGCGCAGACGCACGACGAACCCCACCGGGGCGGGCTCGGCACCCGGCTCAACTGGCTGCGGGCCGCGGTGCTCGGTGCCAACGACGGTGTGGTCTCCACGGCCGGCCTCGTAGTCGGCGTGGCCGGCGCCACGGGTGACCGCTCCACCCTGCTGACGGCCGGCCTGGCCGGGCTGCTGGCGGGGTCCCTGTCGATGGCGGCCGGCGAGTACGTGTCGGTGTCCACCCAGCGCGACTCCGAGAAGGCCGCGCTGGCGACGGAGGAGCGGGAGCTGGAGGAGACCCCGGAGGCCGAGCTCGCCGAACTGACCGGGCTGCTGGAGGAGAAGGGGCTGAGCAACGAGCTGGCCCGGGAGGCCGCCCTCCAGCTCACGGAGCGGGACGCGCTCCGTGCCCACGCCGAGGTCGAGCTGGGCATCGACCCGGACGAGCTGACCAACCCGTGGCACGCGGCGGGAGCGAGCTTCCTCGCCTTCACGGTGGGCGCGCTGCTGCCGCTCCTGGCGATCGTCCTGCCCCCGCCCTCGGCGCGCCTGCCCGTCACCGTGCTCTCCGTGCTCGCGGCGCTGGCCCTCACGGGCTGGGGGAGCGCCCGGCTGGGCGAGGCCGCGGCGGGGCGTGCGGTGGCGCGGAACATGGCCGGGGGAGCGCTGGCCATGGGGGTGACCTACGCGGCGGGGGTGCTCCTGGGGGCGGCGGGGGCGTGA